The genomic window AGACCGGATTAAACAATCTTTATTCGATATTTTGCGCCCGCGCATTACCGGGGCCATTATGTTGGATTTATTTGCCGGAACGGGCAATGTGTCTTTGGAAGCCCTTTCCCGCGGGGCCATGAAAACCGTTATGGTAGACCGCGAACCGGCCTGTATTAAAAATATCCACCGCAACTTGGCGCATTTAGGTTTTGAAGACCGTGCCAAAGTGCTGCGCGGTGATGTATTAAAACCGCTTGATTGGGTGATGCCTTACAGCGATAACGAAGGGTACGATATTATCTTTATGGGGCCGCCTTACCGCGATATTAACAACAAAATGCTCTCTTTTTCAGAGCCTGCCTTAAAAAATGTGGCCGAGGCCCGTCTGCTGGCTCCAAACGGAATTGTGGTATTGCAAACGCATAAAACGGAAGAATTTGCCGTGCCGGACAGTTTGGAAATTTACCGCGTAGAAAAATACGGTGATACCTTGGTACATTTTATGCGTGCCGCCGAAAAAAAGGAAGCCTGATTCATGAATAGCGATGTGCGCGAATTAAACTATTCCAAAATAAAAACCTATATGGAGTGCCCACTTCTATATAAATATAAGTATATAGACGGTCGGCGGGAAGGATTGGTGCCCGCTTCTTCTTTGGGGGTTTCAATTCACCGCGCTTTGGAAGAATACCACCGCGATTGTAATGACCCTTCCGAACTGCTTGCTTATTATGATGATTGTTGGTTGGGGGCGGGCTATTCTTCTTCCGGCGAACAAATGGAGTGGTACTTAAAAGGGCAAAAAATGTTGGAAAAATATGCCGAACGCGAATATGAACGCAAAACCACGGTGGACAGCACCGAACGGGAGTTTATTTTCCAGGAAGGGGATTGGACTTTACGCGGAAAAATAGACCGTATTGATAAACACCCCGACGGTTCTTGGGAAGTTATCGATTATAAAACGGGTACCGATGTGGACTTGTCTATCCCGGTTACGGATTCGTTGCAAATGGGAATTTATGCGGTTGGTGCCCGACGCGCTTGGAATATGCAAAAAGGAAAAGCCAGTTTTTATTTCGTAGCGTATGATACCGTACAATCGGCTCCGTTTGAAGCATTTGACGAACGAAAAATTTTAGACACCTTTATCGAAATAGGCAAGAAAATAGAGGCGGAAAACTTTGAGCCTAATTTGGAGCATTGCCAAAATTGCGCCTTCAAAGACCGTTGCGAAAAATCTTGTGCAGCCGGTGAGGAGAAACCCTTAGACTTTACCGGTTCTTCTCCGGCCTGAAATATTTTTCCGTCAATCAAAAACCCCGAGTATTTCTCGGGGTTTTTTGTTGGGAAAGAGCGTGTCAGTTTTTGAAAAAATAAAAGGCAATAATTGCTAAGCCCAATGCCAATCGGTAGTACACAAAAACATTAAAACTGTGGTTTCTAATGTATTTCATCAACCACCCGATAACGGCCAACGCTCCCAAAAAAGCACTGACAAAGCCGCAAACCAGCGGAGCATTAAAATCTTGCCAGGATAAGTGTGTCATTTCCAACACGGCTGCTCCCGCAATAATGGGCGCGGAAAGCAAAAAGGAAACTCTCGCCCCCGCTGCGCGCGTAAGCCCCAAAAGCAGGGCCGCCGTAATGGTTATCCCGCTGCGTGATACCCCCGGCATAATGGCCAACGCCTGTGCACAGCCGATAAGAAGAAAAGTGCTAAACGGAATAGAAAAAATATCTGTTCCGCGGGTATTTCGGTTGCCGCGTTTATCGGCCCACCACAACAGAAGTGCAAAGCCCATTAAACAAGCGGCAATCATCAGCGGGTTTCTAAAGGTATGTTCGGCCCAATCGTTTAACAGAAATCCTGCCAGCCCGGCCGGTACGGTGGCGGCGGCTAAATACCAAAGGACTTTCCCTTCGCGGGAAGCGGGGCGGGAAAGGCCGTTTTTGATTAAGACAAACCAATCTTTTGCAAAATATAACAATACTGCAAGCAAAGTGGCCGCATGAAGCATTACATCAAAAGCAAGGCCCTGATATTCTTGCCCGCGGAAAAAGGGCAGGAGTACCAAATGGGCAGAACTGGAAATGGGTAAAAATTCGCCCAATGCTTGTAAAAGTCCTAACAAAACAGCATCTAAAATAGTCATCTTTTATTCTCCAAAATATACGAGGTTCGGGGTTTTATCCGTAAAAGAAAACACGGCAAAAGATCCGGGGGAAAACGGACGGACTTGTTTTGCCAATAAATGGGTTAAATAAGATACATTGGGGTTATGCCCCACCGCAATTACCGTATCGCGGGTTTGCAAATTTTCCCACAGAAACTCAAAAACATCTTGTTCTTCGTGCATACCGTTTAATTCCGCAGCCGTTTGCAGAGGAAATCCGAGCGTTTGTGCCAGAACTTCTGCCGTTTGTCGGGCGCGCAACAGGGGACTGGTCAAAATCAGGCCGGGTTGCAGCCGGCGCGAAAGAAGTTGCCCGGCTGTTTGGCGTGCCTTGGCAAAACCTTCCTCGGACAAAGGGCGTTCGGCGTCGGTATTTACCCGGGCCACATACCCCGGCAACGCGTGTGCATGGCGTACGATAATAAGGGTTTTCGTCATAAACGGTTGGCGTCTTTTGTTTTCGCTCTTAAAAATGTAATAATAAAGAAAGCCACTTTATTTTACTATTTTTATCAGGTATTTATGGAACTGTTTTACGCGCATTATCCGTCCTTGGAAAAATCTTTCCTTCGTTTTGTCCGCACGCGCCGCCAAAGTCCGCTCGAGAAGTGGCTGATTGTTTGTTCTTCTAGTTTTCTATCCAAGCGCCTGTCTGCCGAATTGGCAAAAGAATACGGTGCCGTGGCCAATTTACATTTTGCCACACCGTCTTCGCTTCTTCGCCAGTTAGATAGCGAAATGGGCGCGGCTTTGCCCGAGTTCCCGCAAGATAACCTGCGCGATTTTTTAATCAAAGAAATTTTAGCGGAGCCCGGTTTGAACCGTTATCCCGTCTCGCGCGGTTTTGTGCAGGCTTTGAAAGCTTCCCTGCGCGACTTGGCTGATGCCCAAGTAGATGTAGAAGTGTGGGAGGAATACCTGCAAACTTTGCCCGCGGAAACCCTCCCCGAAGAGAAAGAACGCCTTTGCTGGTTGGCAAAAGTTTATCGCCGTTACCAAGAATGCGAAGCCAAAGTGCCCGGTTTCCGTCCGTATCAGCAAATGTTTGAGCGTGCTTTGGGACAGGTGGAAAATTCACCTTTTTTGCGCGAATTTAAGCAAATCGTTTTTTATGGTTTCTATGATATGCCGGGGCGGCAACAGGAATTTTTCAAACACATTTGTTCCGTATATTCTCCGGCCGTGTTTGCTCCTTACAAAGACCATGCCGCCTATCGTTTTGCCGAAAAGTTTTTTAGGAGTAATTGGTTAGGAATTTCCAAAACCGCCCAAAATGTAGATCAAGACGATTTCGGTGTTTTGGGTGCGTCCGGGAAAAGTTTGTTTGAAGCCCGTGCGGGGGAATCATGCGCGGGGGTGGAAGTCTGGTCAGCACCGGACGCTCGCGGCGAACTATTTTTTGTAGCCAAAGAAATTTTGCGTTTGGTGGAAAAAGAAGGATACCACTTTTCCGACATTGCGGTACTTGCGCGCAATACGGCACCATATCAGGACGAAATTCGCCGTGCATTTAAGCAAAATTTTATTCCGTTAGATGCGTCTTTCTCTTATTCGTTACGGCATCTTTCTTTAGGGATATTCTGTTTCAATTTATTTTCACTTCTTGCGCGCGGGTGGGAACGAAATGATGTGTTGTCGGTTGTTTCTTCTCCCTATTTCAAATACGCGTACAAAAAAAATTGGCGCAAATTGATTAACAAATCGCTTGTCAGCCGCGATTTTACCCAATGGAAAGATTTGCTCCCCCAAACGCAACATTACGACCCGGAATTGATGACCTGGTTGGAAAACTGTAAAAAGGGATTGGAAGATTTAAATAAAGCCCGTTCATGGACGGATGCCTCCGCGGCGGCGGTCAGTTTTCTAAAAGATAATGTAGCCGAGCAAAACCTTACTCCCCGGGAAACGGATATTTTCCGCACCGTGTGCGAAAAAATTTCTTCTTTGCAAAGATATGCGGTGATGCGCCCCGACTGCCGCGAGGGAGAGTTTTTACCGGAACTAACAGATGCGCTTCTTTCACTTTCTTTTAATGAAGCCGAATCGGTGCGCGGCGGGGTTACTTTTACAGATGCCGTCCGCGGGCGCGGTTTGCGTTATAAAGTGGTATTCCTATTGGGACTCAATGAAAAATCATTTCCCATGTCCGTCCCAGAAGACCCTGTTTTGCGCGATTACTACCGCTATATTTTGCGCGACGGATTGGGGTATTGGATAAACCAAAAAGTAGAACGATTTGACGAAGAACGACTCCTCTTTTTCAGTGCCGTTACCACCGCTTCGCAAAAACTGTATGCGCTTTACGCTCGCGGAACGGAAGACGGAAAGAATATGGTTCCTTCCGTGTTTTTAGCGGAACTGGCCCGTGTTTGTTGTATCGACTGGCAAAATAAACAAGCCCCGCGTATCAGTGGCCGTTTGGCGGAAAGAATAGCAAGCTTTCCTTCCGGTTTTTTAACGGAAGCGGAGCTTTCTTATTCTTTGTCTTTGCATCCGCAGACCGCCGAAGAAAAATACCTGCAGGCAGGTTTATTGACCGAAGCAAAAAAGCGCTCGCTTGCTTGTGCGTTGGCCCTCAACCGTACGGGTAACCTTACTGCGTATGACGGGCAGATTTCAAGCGGAGAAGATTTTCTGGAGCGGATTAACAAAAAGAAAGGTTTTTCTTGTACGGCGTTGCAGTCTTTGGCGGCCTGTCCGCTGAAATACTTTTTTGAAAAAGGCCTTCACTTGCGGGAAGAAGACCCGCTAAGCCGCCAAGAATTGGCCCCCAATTACCGAGGAACGGTGTACCACAAAATTTTGCAAAATTTCTACACCGAACTTTTACGCTTGGGAATTACCAACAACACCCTTTTCTCCGGGGCGGAAACTTACTTGGAACGGGCCGTTTCATCGAGTTACACGCTTTGCTCGTACAAAGAATTTGGGCTCTACCCGGTGGTGTGGCAGGTAATTTTAGAAGAAATCTGTGCCCAATTGCGCGCATTTATTGCAGATGATTTGTTCACTCAGGGCCCTTATATCCCTTCCTATTTTGAAAAAGAATTTTGTGTTTTCGCTCCCGAAGAACTTCCTTTCAAAATCAACGGAGTAATCGATCGGGTAGATGTGGACGAAAAGAGCAAAACTTTTTTGGTAATGGATTATAAATCTTCCAAAAAAGGCACGAAAGATTTAGCGAACGACTTTTTTAATAAACTTATTTTTCAACCTTTCCTATATGTGTGGGCCGCGCAACACATGGAAGAATTTGTTTCTCTTAAGCCGGCCGGGTCGGGGTTGTTATCCATCAAAGACGGTTTTTCCCGGCAGGACTTGCCTTTTAGCCGTTGGGAAGATATGCGTCCCCAAGCGGAAAAATTACTCACGGCCTTGGTGAACCTGATTAAAGAAGGAAATTTTTTCTTAAATAACGAGCATAAAAAAGTGTGCGACTATTGCCCGTTTGCTTCTATTTGCCGCCGGGACGCCTTCCGCCCGCTCATGCGTGCGCGCAAAAGCGACGGGCATAAAAAAATAAAGGAGATTTGCCAAGCATGGAAATGAAGGAAAACCGTTTGGAAGTTCAAACCGAACTTAATATAAACATGGTGGTTGAGGCCGGTGCCGGCACGGGGAAAACCACCCTGCTTATAGACCGCTTGTGCTTGGCGGTGTTGGTGCATGCGGTAGCAGTGGAAAAACTGGTGGCCCTTACTTTTACCGAAAAAGCCGCCGCCGAAATTAAAACCCGTTTTATTTTCAAATTACAAAAATTGGTAGAAACCATTAAACTTCAACGCTCGGCCCGCCAAAAGCAAGAGGCTGATGAGCCGTTAACCCAAGAAGAAACAAAAGCCGTAAAAGAATCGGACAAAACCCTGGACTTGTTGCGCGCGCACTTTATGGACGATGCCCCCGAAGTCGCCCGCGAGCCGCTTGAAAAGCGCCAAGAAAAATTGGAAGATTTATGGATTTCCCGCGCGGAGACGGCTTTGGCCCGTTTGGACAGAAGTTCTATCGGCACGATTCACGGCTTTTGTGCCGATATTTTGAAGGCATTTCCGTTGGAAGCGGGCTTAACCCCCAATGCGGAAATTGATTCCGGCCAAAAAAGCGAGCGTTTGTTTGATGCATACTGGAATACTTTTTTGGATAAAGAACTGGGCGAAAATGCGCCTCGCCCCGATAAGTGGAAAATCCTTCTGCCCGAAGTTTCCTTAACCGATTTGAAAAAATTTGCCCGTCAATTATGTAGCGGGAAAATAGATCATTACGACTATTGGGCCCATGCCGAAGAAGTGGCTGCCGTTTGTGAAGCAAAGGCTGCTCGTGCCGTGGAATGGAGCACCGCCTACTTGCCGGAAGGAAAAGAAAAACGCCGAAGCGAAAAGAGCCTTATTTGGGCAGGAAAATCACTGTTGCGTACCGTTAAATTTTTGCGTGAACGGGTGATTCTTCCCCCGGTGGAAGATGCAAAACCCTCCTTCCCGGATAGTCCCGTTGCCGGGTGGGACAAAGAGGCGCATGAAGAAGCCAAAGCCCTTGTTGCGTTTGCCGAAAAAATCACGCCCGAAAATCAACAACTCTTTTTAACCGCGTGGGAACTGGTAAAAGATTTAGCTGCTACCGTGCGCGCGGAATTTGCCAAGGAAGGCATTTTAAGTTTTGACGACTTAATCGTTAAAACTCGCAATTTACTGCAACGCGATTTTTATGTGCGCCGCCAATTAAAAGAGAAATTTGATGTATTGTTTGTGGACGAATTCCAGGACACAGATCCGGTGCAAGGCGAACTCCTCTTGTTTTTAGCGGAAGAAAAATCTTCGGCGGCAGCATATTGGCCGGAGGTAAAACTCGCGCCCGGGAAATTGATTGTGGTGGGAGACCCTAAACAATCTATCTATCGTTTCCGCGGAGCCGATATTACAGCCTATGAACTGTTTACCGATTTAATTTTGCAACAAGGCGGAAAGAAATGTTTTCTCCAGTGCAACTTCCGTAGTGTTCCCGATATCGTTTCCACCGCTAACAGTGTTTGTTCGAAAGCCATGGTGCAAGAGCCCACTTTCCAACCGGCCTATGTGCCCATTTTCCCCACCAAACCGGCCGGGAAATCGGCGGTGGAGTGGGTGTTTGTTGCTTTGCCCGAGA from Elusimicrobium sp. includes these protein-coding regions:
- the rsmD gene encoding 16S rRNA (guanine(966)-N(2))-methyltransferase RsmD, with translation MRIIAGTARGRRIFSVSKNLPVKPISDRIKQSLFDILRPRITGAIMLDLFAGTGNVSLEALSRGAMKTVMVDREPACIKNIHRNLAHLGFEDRAKVLRGDVLKPLDWVMPYSDNEGYDIIFMGPPYRDINNKMLSFSEPALKNVAEARLLAPNGIVVLQTHKTEEFAVPDSLEIYRVEKYGDTLVHFMRAAEKKEA
- a CDS encoding PD-(D/E)XK nuclease family protein → MNSDVRELNYSKIKTYMECPLLYKYKYIDGRREGLVPASSLGVSIHRALEEYHRDCNDPSELLAYYDDCWLGAGYSSSGEQMEWYLKGQKMLEKYAEREYERKTTVDSTEREFIFQEGDWTLRGKIDRIDKHPDGSWEVIDYKTGTDVDLSIPVTDSLQMGIYAVGARRAWNMQKGKASFYFVAYDTVQSAPFEAFDERKILDTFIEIGKKIEAENFEPNLEHCQNCAFKDRCEKSCAAGEEKPLDFTGSSPA
- a CDS encoding undecaprenyl-diphosphate phosphatase — translated: MTILDAVLLGLLQALGEFLPISSSAHLVLLPFFRGQEYQGLAFDVMLHAATLLAVLLYFAKDWFVLIKNGLSRPASREGKVLWYLAAATVPAGLAGFLLNDWAEHTFRNPLMIAACLMGFALLLWWADKRGNRNTRGTDIFSIPFSTFLLIGCAQALAIMPGVSRSGITITAALLLGLTRAAGARVSFLLSAPIIAGAAVLEMTHLSWQDFNAPLVCGFVSAFLGALAVIGWLMKYIRNHSFNVFVYYRLALGLAIIAFYFFKN